The Streptomyces sp. NBC_01775 genome includes a region encoding these proteins:
- a CDS encoding DUF3048 domain-containing protein, whose protein sequence is MERTAEPGRPEADGPGGRPAMPYASRRAVLGTALAAVTLAAAGAVTGCESSGSGSGSGSRGDQDRSPFTGGSEKGDHVLAVKIDNVDPARPQTGLDQADLVYTEEVEAGLSRILAVFASRVPASVGPVRSARESDLELLRQFGRPALAFSGVQSKLMPTLEAAPLRLVPPGKLGDGYERDPSRPAPHNLYLRARTAVDAAKDASAPRDIGFRFGPAPDGGRRVGEHSVRYPAARFSFNWSADRRRWLVSMDGAPAHARGDGRLAPATVVVQYVTARASRFRDSSGSVTPYTETVGQGRALVLRDGKEYRARWSRPSADRGTTFTDSEGHRLPFARGQVWTALVPKD, encoded by the coding sequence ATGGAACGGACGGCGGAGCCCGGACGGCCCGAAGCCGACGGCCCGGGCGGGCGCCCGGCGATGCCGTACGCCTCCCGCAGGGCGGTGCTGGGCACGGCGCTGGCGGCGGTGACCCTCGCCGCGGCGGGCGCGGTCACCGGATGCGAGTCCTCCGGCAGCGGGAGTGGGAGCGGGAGCAGGGGAGACCAGGACCGTTCCCCGTTCACCGGGGGCAGCGAAAAGGGCGACCACGTACTGGCCGTGAAGATCGACAACGTCGACCCGGCCCGCCCGCAGACCGGTCTCGATCAGGCCGACCTCGTCTACACCGAGGAGGTCGAGGCGGGCCTCAGCCGCATCCTGGCCGTCTTCGCCTCCCGGGTGCCGGCCAGCGTCGGCCCGGTGCGCAGCGCCCGTGAGTCCGACCTGGAGCTGCTGCGGCAGTTCGGCAGGCCCGCGCTGGCCTTTTCCGGCGTCCAGTCGAAGCTGATGCCCACGCTGGAGGCCGCTCCGCTGCGGCTGGTGCCGCCCGGCAAGCTCGGCGACGGCTATGAGCGGGACCCGAGCCGCCCGGCCCCGCACAACCTCTATCTGCGGGCCCGCACCGCCGTGGACGCGGCGAAGGACGCCTCCGCACCGCGCGACATCGGGTTCCGCTTCGGCCCCGCGCCCGACGGCGGACGCCGCGTCGGCGAGCACAGTGTCCGCTATCCGGCGGCCCGCTTCTCGTTCAACTGGTCGGCGGACCGGCGCCGCTGGCTGGTCTCGATGGACGGAGCCCCCGCGCACGCACGCGGCGACGGGCGGCTCGCCCCGGCCACGGTCGTGGTCCAGTACGTGACGGCCCGCGCGTCCCGCTTCCGGGACAGCTCGGGCAGCGTCACGCCGTACACCGAGACCGTCGGCCAGGGGAGGGCACTGGTGCTGCGGGACGGCAAGGAGTACCGGGCGCGCTGGTCACGCCCCTCGGCGGACCGGGGCACCACCTTCACCGACAGCGAGGGACACCGGCTGCCCTTCGCGCGCGGCCAGGTGTGGACCGCGCTGGTACCGAAGGACTGA
- a CDS encoding potassium channel family protein translates to MRVAIAGAGAVGRSIAGELLENGHEVLLIDKAPTAISVERVPQAEWLLADACEITSLDEAALERCNVVIAATGDDKVNLVVSLLGKTEYGVPRVVARVNNPKNEWLFNESWGVDVAVSTPRLMSALVEEAVSVGDLVRLMRFSQGDANLVELTLPPESTLAGTRVGDVSWPEDTSLVTIIRGNRVLTPDPDDVLEAGDELLFVAAPAREEQLEELLSARG, encoded by the coding sequence GTGAGGGTTGCTATCGCCGGTGCGGGCGCCGTGGGCCGCTCCATCGCGGGCGAGCTGCTGGAGAACGGGCACGAGGTGCTGCTCATCGACAAGGCGCCGACGGCCATTTCGGTCGAGCGGGTGCCGCAGGCGGAGTGGCTGCTGGCCGACGCCTGCGAGATCACCTCGCTCGACGAGGCGGCGCTGGAGCGCTGCAACGTGGTGATCGCGGCCACCGGGGACGACAAGGTGAATCTCGTCGTCTCGCTGCTCGGCAAGACCGAGTACGGCGTGCCGCGCGTGGTGGCGCGGGTCAACAACCCCAAGAACGAATGGCTGTTCAACGAGTCCTGGGGCGTCGATGTGGCCGTCTCGACCCCGCGCCTGATGTCGGCGCTGGTCGAGGAGGCGGTCAGCGTGGGCGATCTGGTGCGGCTGATGCGGTTCTCGCAGGGTGACGCGAACCTCGTCGAGCTGACGCTGCCTCCGGAGTCGACGCTGGCGGGCACCCGCGTGGGCGATGTGAGCTGGCCGGAGGACACGTCGCTGGTCACCATCATCCGGGGCAACCGCGTGCTGACGCCGGACCCGGACGACGTACTGGAGGCCGGTGACGAACTGCTGTTCGTGGCGGCCCCGGCGCGCGAGGAACAGCTGGAGGAGCTGCTCTCGGCGAGGGGGTGA